One window from the genome of Mauremys mutica isolate MM-2020 ecotype Southern chromosome 4, ASM2049712v1, whole genome shotgun sequence encodes:
- the LOC123369348 gene encoding myosin-11-like isoform X2, with protein sequence MTAKQRKAGRGRTENNAGALVAPGRMEERAAGGPRHREAWAWRCRAVLGLLLLGVAAAGVAVLGWLLVHQLETLEQLGETVEKLRGRLEELEVVKEQVQRTREQLSVTAELERRLSDLELAQMLSRQKLERASAAAERIVASDPISKLAAFQVEVKQAISELRGELPSGTELQSQLEQLRTTELEMLRQEVARLLSSGSRLEQSVASLTGSLTSAQRSLEEKAHSLQAMQQEAEHAKVAGERLENDIGSLSARTFVLEGSLNRTTLLARALQLQLEQNSKALAGLQEMAANQSGSDSSEPRQLENLRVQIQQLKMERSATQEQVNEALHSIADQRRELKGRISELETTIRALQGHVTQVSQEKYRPAVRLRTAVGGRACARSASRTVS encoded by the exons ATGACTGCCAAGCAGCGCAAAGCAGGCAGAGGACGGACTGAGAACAATGCTGGGGCTCTCGTTGCTCCGGGCCGGATGGAAGAGAGGGCGGCCGGGGGTCCCAGACACAGGGAAGCCTGGGCTTGGAGGTGCCGAGccgtgctggggctgctgctgctcggAGTGGCCGCTGCCGGGGTGGCCGTCCTGGGCTGGCTGCTTGTGCACCAGCTGGAGacgctggagcagctgggagagaCCGTGGAGAAGCTGCGGGGCCGCCTGGAGGAGCTGGAGGTGGTGAAGGAGCAAGTGCAGAGGACGAGAGAGCAG CTGTCTGTCACAGCGGAGCTGGAGCGGCGACTCTCTGACCTGGAGCTGGCCCAGATGCTGTCTAGGCAGAAACTGGAGCGAGCCTCTGCCGCTGCTGAGCGCATCGTGGCCTCTGACCCTATCAGCAAGCTTGCCGCCTTCCAGGTGGAAGTGAAGCAGGCCATCAGCGAGCTGAGAGGAGAGCTcccctctgggactgagctgcagagccagctggaGCAGCTGAGAACCACCGAGTTGGAGATgctgaggcaagaggtggctagGCTCTTGTCGTCGGGttccaggctggagcagagcGTGGCCTCATTGACCGGCTCCCTCACCAGTGCCCAGAGAAGCCTGGAAGAGAAGGCTCATAGCCTGCAAGCCAtgcagcaggaagcagagcacGCGAAGGTGGCTGGCGAGAGATTGGAGAACGACATTGGCTCCCTCTCAGCCCGGACCTTCGTCCTGGAGGGAAGCCTCAACCGCACCACGCTGCTGGCACGTgccctgcagctgcagctggagcagaacagcaaggctctggctgggctgcAGGAAATGGCCGCAAATCAGAGCGGGAGCGACAGCTCTGAACCTCGGCAGCTGGAGAACCTCCG GGTGCAGATCCAGCAGCTGAAGATGGAGAGATCAGCCACACAGGAGCAGGTGAATGAGGCACTGCACAGCATTGCTGACCAGAGGAGAGAGCTGAAGGGCAGGATCTCAGAGCTGGAAACAACTATTCGTGCTCTTCAGGGCCATGTGACTCAG